A DNA window from Vigna angularis cultivar LongXiaoDou No.4 chromosome 1, ASM1680809v1, whole genome shotgun sequence contains the following coding sequences:
- the LOC108335390 gene encoding peptidyl-prolyl cis-trans isomerase CYP18-1 isoform X2: MSVTLHTNLGDIKCEIFCDEVPKTSENFLALCASGYYDGTVFHRNIKGFMIQGGDPTGTGKGGTSIWGKKFNDEIRESLKHNARGILAMANSGPNTNGSQFFITYAKQPHLNGLYTVFGRVIHGFEVLDLMEKTQTGAGDRPLAEIRLNRVTIHANPLAG, from the exons ATG tcGGTGACTCTGCACACAAACCTAGGTGACATCAAGTGCGAAATCTTCTGCGACGAGGTTCCCAAAACCTCCGAG AACTTTTTAGCGCTGTGTGCAAGTGGTTACTATGATGGGACTGTATTTCACCGCAACATCAAGGGTTTTATGATTCAAGGTGGAGATCCCACTGGAACTGGCAAAGGGGGAACCAGTATATGGGGCAAGAAATTTAATGACGAGATACGAGAATCACTGAAG CATAATGCTAGGGGAATATTGGCAATGGCTAACAGTGGTCCAAATACTAACGGAAGTCAGTTCTTCATAACTTACGCAAAACAGCCACATTTAAATGGGCTATACACTGTGTTTGGAAGAGTAATTCATGGATTCGAAGTTCTTGATCTCATGGAAAAG ACTCAAACTGGAGCAGGAGATCGACCACTTGCCGAGATAAGGCTCAATCGTGTAACAATACACGCTAATCCTCTTGCTGGTTGA
- the LOC108335390 gene encoding peptidyl-prolyl cis-trans isomerase CYP18-1 isoform X1, with the protein MQLMWQLQSHTILKILDSCSHESGLLGNNFLALCASGYYDGTVFHRNIKGFMIQGGDPTGTGKGGTSIWGKKFNDEIRESLKHNARGILAMANSGPNTNGSQFFITYAKQPHLNGLYTVFGRVIHGFEVLDLMEKTQTGAGDRPLAEIRLNRVTIHANPLAG; encoded by the exons ATGCAGCTGATGTGGCAATTGCAATCACATACCATTTTAAAAATCCTCGATTCATGCAGTCATGAATCCGGACTGTTAGGGAat AACTTTTTAGCGCTGTGTGCAAGTGGTTACTATGATGGGACTGTATTTCACCGCAACATCAAGGGTTTTATGATTCAAGGTGGAGATCCCACTGGAACTGGCAAAGGGGGAACCAGTATATGGGGCAAGAAATTTAATGACGAGATACGAGAATCACTGAAG CATAATGCTAGGGGAATATTGGCAATGGCTAACAGTGGTCCAAATACTAACGGAAGTCAGTTCTTCATAACTTACGCAAAACAGCCACATTTAAATGGGCTATACACTGTGTTTGGAAGAGTAATTCATGGATTCGAAGTTCTTGATCTCATGGAAAAG ACTCAAACTGGAGCAGGAGATCGACCACTTGCCGAGATAAGGCTCAATCGTGTAACAATACACGCTAATCCTCTTGCTGGTTGA